The Glycine soja cultivar W05 chromosome 9, ASM419377v2, whole genome shotgun sequence sequence aaatatttaatatttaaattgaattatttaaaataatttagaaattaaattgatttattcttaaaaacatgaaaattaaattaaatcttttaaaaatttaataactaaattaaatcatttaaaattatttgggagcaaattgataattaaacttaattttcaAGTACCAGACTCATTAGGAATCAACTTCCCCAAAAATTATGAGGAATGAACAGTTATTTTATGTGAGAAACAACTATTAGCTTACAAGCTGTTGAATATTTGAACCTTTTGAATGTAAGAACATCCCAATcgatcaaataaatttattttgtagcCATTTAATTACTGCATTTATAACTTTTCATtacaatgttatttattttaattctcactttttttacaatttttctttaGGGCAACTACCATTAAGGAATAGTTTAACATAAAAACGTAAGTGACGCAACGACTAAGAAACTCTTTAAAATGGACTAAAAAACTAATCAAGGGACACAAATCATGGTTGTTATAAGCAATAAATTCATCTTTCATGCAAGCTTATAAAagcaaataaaatagaaaaaaataattagatatcATAGTGGGGCAGTACGGGGACTGGTACGTGATTTCCGGTCCCCACCTCCCAAAACTCATGCTCATCCCTTCTCATTGTTgatctatgatttttttattttctatctatGTCCTTAGCTGGTATTAAATATTTCCGTGCtccctttataattttaaataataaaataaaaaacttaagaaactaattttaagaaagtaaaaaaaatgaaactacaatatttggtttttataagataatatcattatatttaagaaaaaaaagtctcTATCACTCTATAATATGCATATCCAATATTAAATTTTGAGTCTTATCACTGAAAGAGCGTCTCAATCAATTATGAtctgataattattatataataaaaatctcaGAATAGTATGAGTATGAGCTTCAGctacaaaaataaacaataaaaaaagattaattaaataatatatgctatataaaatttaattattacacATTATGTAACAAGTATATACATACCCATCATCGttcccttaattatttttaaaaattaagtatgcCCATACTCCATCTTTGgtcaaaataagattttttttggtCAAACTCAAACAGAGCTAAACATTATCCACATATACGAATTTATTTGTAATACCTAAAgataatagtttttattttgtaaaacacATTTTAGTAATTACATACTTAAAATATAGCTGTAACATCATTACATCATATAGAAAGAGATTACACTTTCTTATATCCTTTTTGAATTATGTAACATGATTACATCAAACTAGTTAATAGTAACAGTTATCAtattttcttgttctttctttgagCTTTAAAAATCTGTTGATTTAAACTTACAATAAATCCTTAACCACATGTTTGCAAAAGCCCAGAAGGTACTGTTGAGGAGAGGTAGAGAGGGAGATAGCAAGTTGGGATGGGAGTACTGATGAAATAGACAAATAGTACCTTGTGGTGGCCCACTACCTCAGAACAATACTATTACATATCTAAGTGGGACCCATcatgttttcatatttttaaatggTAAGTCATGGAACTCAACGAGCTGAGGAGGACAAGGCAAGGAACATGCTCTGCCGCtgcctttaaaaaaacaaacccTACCTTAGATTGTACTTGCCTTGTGGCTAATTCTACTCTCTGACCTAAACATAATTactattttgtttaaatttaaaatgtttctaaaaaattacctttgttttttaaaatgactaataacatttaaaatttcaatcattaaataaaatataattctttaaTAAGTTTCATGACTTTAGTTTTTTTCTCTTATCTATTATCAATGAAAGTTTTTTATGcatcattaaaaattaacaattattctAGATATatcttttgaaatattttctttaagttAGTAAATGTGCTAATCTTATATCatattatgaaataatatactgtaaatatattttaattgattttaatctttttttttgaaagggtaaattttaatatgttaaatattatatttgtgatatttttttgttgcttttaaatCTATAGTAggtagttttaacttttaagaaatTCGTTAATACaactttagttaaaaaataaaaaagcaagcAAGCTTTTTCATGCTTTctttggtcttttttttttttgaaaagaaataaaaagattaagataatatAAAGAAAAGGCTGCAAATGGGTTTATGCGAATGTGATGGGGTTAGGAAAGATGTTCTCATCTATCAAACTTTCTGATGCCACGAGGAGAACATTGTCAGCGGCTGCGTCGGTAAAGTCACCCTGTGCTTtcgaatattattttcaataattttaacttCAATACAAATACTAACGTGTGGAATGATATAAATCCACAATCTTCtgctttaacatttttttttaatgtgatatGGGATTTGATTTCAAGGTTTtcgtttatgaaaaataaaatagacagaGAAGTTAAAGTAATTCTCAGAAATTAATCCCTGTTTCTCGAATGGAAATATTATATGTGCAtagaaaaaatttctttataaatactagtatatttattatttaaaatgaatatttataataaatattttttcatataatctACTGGtatattataattgaaattcatattgatttaaatttttaaatacataaataatatttttaatttatgataaacaatatctaattttttattattgaatatctttttaaatattacaaaaaattaattttacgataaattaagaaataaaacaaaagagatgaacaaaaaaaaaaaaggatgaagTATGTATAGataagagaaaaatagtttAGGAGGCAATTTCTTTAACTAGTTGCAAATATTGTTTGTGAGATGGACAATCAAGAGATAAAAGAcgcaatattaaaaatatttaacgaagataattttttgtttatctaAATAACATATATCAATCATTTGTAAGTGTTTATATAATTTGCATTATTCACATAGGGAGAGATTGAATATCTGATTTTTGGTTAAAGGGCCCAAACTACATGTAGTATATTTCTTATCCTAAAAGAAAACTTATATTAGAACGTAAcacaatataagaaaaaaatttaacgtTATCACTTCCAAAAGTGATGATTCAAATtctcatattaaaattaattattgataaaataatagatattttgttcttatagtataaaataaattaagcacGTTATATTAACGCTCTCCGAGATTTTTTTGGATTATAcgcaatatattttcttatttaatgtttataacAATTTCTCTTATAAAAGGCATAtagtattttcaaaacaattaaagaattagtataatatataaatgtgatatttttaaacattaagaaaaattaataagtatataaataaaaagaagaaatattatgaattatgtacaattaaaaaaactcaAGAGATGCCGGTAATAGTAAGGATgatttttttcaatcaccataatttgatgatattttaactTTCCATTctgtttgttttcaaaaatatattttatggcgattgaattcattttttttttcttcagtatATATTTTGGGTAATGAATTCAGTCCATGTACTATGACAACTTGGAAAggaattaaaggaaaaaaatacaagaaaagtaGCTTTGGCGAAAATGAATGTTGGATCCAAATGAACGtcaaagtaaatgaaaactGGCAATTGGTGGTTCTACCACAATCCAACACCCATGTACTTTGAAAAACCTCCAACCTTCTCTTTCTAAAATAAGCAAGAACTTGTCAAAAATAAACCCATATCTATTATCTaatcttttttctaaaaataataatattaaatctaaaaaagacaccaaaacaaaatcaacccaAGCCAAGAATCTACCCCCACCACCTGTGCTGTGACCCCCTCACCAAATCCCAAACtttcaaaacaataaataaaaatacacatgATGTTTCCTATGTACGTGGTCCCCACCACCCGGACTCCAAACCTCTATCAAATTTACTTAATTGCCAGAAAAGAAAAATCCGCTCTCTGCAATAATGCCCAACGGATCTCACACGCTAAAAAGGAAATTTAGAAGGACACACACAACATGAATTTTTAACTTCTTTCtgcattatttaatttaataatactcCAACAATTGACTAGTATTTTATTACGTCCAGCTTTTTTAGATATTTGCAATCTCAACAACAATTTGATCtatgtaaaaatgattttttttttatttcataacaaAAAATGTAACAATTCCATCTTCCTCTAGAACTAAATACCATTAAACATTACTCAGAAGACGaaacttgcagaatttttaaCATGAAACCAAAGGCCTAAAGTGTAGTTGAAAGAGTATATTATTATCTTTCTccaaaagaaagaaggagacgTCCGTGAATGaagttgttttattatttttccaatATGCACGCGCCTGTCACTATCTGGCATTACGAATTAAAGTAGACAAACCCTATCCCACTTTTTCTTACCATTATATATATCCTTCCCCCTTTCTCTTTCCTCCCATCCAAACActtatctttttctctctcttccctcTTCAATCTTCACATTTTCTCTATGGAGAATCATGGCAACAAGCGAGTCTGGGACCAGTCCTCTGACTCCAACACTCAGCGGGTCGACTCGCCCGAGTCTAAGATTCGTCGAGTTGACTCGTCCGATTCGGGTATTAACTCGTCCGAGTCTCAACTCGAATCGGTCCTCGACTCGTCGGAGGTGCAGCTACAAGACGACATTTTTAACATGCTTGACGACACGGACAATGTGCCCGAGCGTGACTCGGTGCAGGGTCTTGACTCAGTGATCAAAAGCTTCGAGGATGAGATAAATGCTCCAGGTTCGGATTCTGGTTCCGGTGACCCGGCCCAGGAACCCGACTCCGGGGAGCTACAATCTAACTTGGGCTATCTTCTAGAAGCCTCCGACGACGAGCTCGGGTTGCCGCCGACGGTGGGTGACGGCGAGGAAATGGGTCGGGCTGCCCCGGAAATGGCGGAGCTTGCCAGGTTCGTGGGATTTGAAGACGACATACCCAGTTATGATGCATTCGGGTTTGGGTCGGGGTTTACGGCGGAGAATGACGGAGGTGCCGGAGGTTTTGTGACGGTGGATGGGTTGTTTGACTATTCGGACCCGTCGGCGGATGTTTTGTGGCGGTCGGAGTCATTACAAGCTATGTAGGTGGTGGCGGTGGTTTTAGTGAAACGGTGCGTAGGGGTGGAAAATGTAAATCTGGGAAAATATTGGCGTTAAAAATAGGAGGAGGGGTAGCACAGAAAGGTAGGAGGTAGATGTGAAAAAGTTGTAGGGTT is a genomic window containing:
- the LOC114368830 gene encoding uncharacterized protein LOC114368830 codes for the protein MENHGNKRVWDQSSDSNTQRVDSPESKIRRVDSSDSGINSSESQLESVLDSSEVQLQDDIFNMLDDTDNVPERDSVQGLDSVIKSFEDEINAPGSDSGSGDPAQEPDSGELQSNLGYLLEASDDELGLPPTVGDGEEMGRAAPEMAELARFVGFEDDIPSYDAFGFGSGFTAENDGGAGGFVTVDGLFDYSDPSADVLWRSESLQAM